Part of the Pseudomonas chlororaphis genome, GCCATGCCCTCCCCGGCCTGTTCAGGTGAGTTACTCCAGGCGCCAAACAAACGAGGCCCCAAGCGCGAGAGTTGGTCCCACGTACAACGCGCATCTCCGGTACCGCCTATCACGCTCTCGTAATCTGCCGGATAACACGTGCTACCTCGGGCCGGCCTGGCCGCAACAATCAACACTTTCTCAGCACCGGCGTTATAGACAGCCTCACGCAAAGGCGCACGATCAGCAGCAAGCCCCAGGCTCATGCAGACAATGTCCACTCGATGAGAAGCTGGCTGCGAGACGAACCAGTCGAGCGCCATGGAAACCTGAGTGGCGGTTGTCACCGGCCGCTCCTGAAACACTTGCGCATGGGTAATGATTGCTTGAGGGCAGCTATTACGAATAATCTTCGCAACGATCGTTCCGTGCCCCAGGCGGTCCGGTGCGCACGCCTCGACCCGCCCATCGGGAAGAAAGGCCAGAGAACCTTCGATGTCCATCGAAAGTCCTCCGCTGTCAATCACACCTATACGGACGGCCATTACTGAACCGTGAACAATCGCAGGGCTGAGTTGTTCGACATGTTGGGGTTACCGGGCAGCTTCAGCTCCCCGACCTTCTCCAAACTGGCACCGTCATAAATAAGCAAATCACCACCCGCGCCACCAATCCACACGTATCTGTTATCGGAGCTGACGACGACGGAATAAAACGTATGGGGGAGGCTTACTTGCTTGAGGGGTTTGCCACCCTGTTCCAAGTCGAAAGACTGGAGCACGTTATAAACCGCATAGGCGCGCTTTTGGTCCGGGCTAGCCGCCATGGAGAAATAAA contains:
- a CDS encoding subtilisin encodes the protein MAVRIGVIDSGGLSMDIEGSLAFLPDGRVEACAPDRLGHGTIVAKIIRNSCPQAIITHAQVFQERPVTTATQVSMALDWFVSQPASHRVDIVCMSLGLAADRAPLREAVYNAGAEKVLIVAARPARGSTCYPADYESVIGGTGDARCTWDQLSRLGPRLFGAWSNSPEQAGEGMAGASLGAARVAGHLANILLREGRALEIQEALSLMGECCDYFGPERRTG